A region of the Bacillus sp. NP247 genome:
GAGCCTATAACTCCTCTTTCTCGATTTACCTGCGCCTTCTTTTTATTACAAGAAGACTACTTCATTTGTAGCAGTGTAAGTAACTAGCATGTTCAAGCCTTCTAGACAAACACCTTAAATGAGTTACTTACACTTTATTTATTTCAATTTAACGCTCTTACTTAATTAAATCGCCAACAAATTTCGGTAATGCGAATGCTGCATTGTGTAATTCTTTTGTGTAGTATTTCGTTTCGATTTCATGGAAACGCTCTTCACTTACTTCTAATGGATCATGTTTTTTAGATCCGATTGTGAACGTCCAAAGTCCACTTGGATACGTCGGAATGTTTGCTGTGTATAAACGAGTAATCGGGAAAATCTCTTTTACATCTTTAAACACAGTTGTAATTAGTTCTGGTGTAAACCAAGGGTTGTCCGTTTGTGCAACGAAAATACCATCTTCTTTTAACGCTTTAGAGATTCCAGCGTAGAATCCTTTTGTAAACAAGTTTACTGCTGGTCCTACTGGCTCCGTAGAATCTACCATAATTACGTCATATTCATTTTCGCTTTCTGCGATGTGTAGGAAACCGTCTCCTACTTTTACTTCTACACGCTCATTATCTAATGCGCCTGCAATTGATGGTAAGTACTTTTTAGAGTACTCAATTACTTTTCCATCGATTTCAACAAGAGTTGCTTTCTTTACGCCTGGGTGTTTTAACACTTCACGAATAACACCACCATCACCACCACCAACAACTAATACGTTTTCAGGGTTTGGATGTGTAAATAAAGGTACGTGCGCTACCATTTCATGATAAACGAACTCATCTTTTTCAGTTGTCATAACCATGCCGTCTAAAATAAGCATGTTTCCGAACTCTTCCGTTTCAACCATATCAAGTTTTTGGAATTCTGTTTGCTCCGTATGTAATGTGCGGTTAATACGCGCCGTAATCCCAAAATGTTTTGTTTGTTTTTCAGTGAACCATAGTTCCATCGTACAATCACGCCTTTCAATGCAAATTTATAATAGGGACATCATTAATGTCCCCTAACAAAAATAAAACAAAACATCCAAAAAGTATAGTTAAAAGTACAAAAATACCGAAAATATATTTTAGTCAGAGGGTTCTAACATATACGTGAAAAGGGTTTGCCCTGTAATAGGAAAGAAAGCCCTTTCTTAAGAAAGGGCTTTTGTCTCTATTTCTACTGGTTTACGAATCGGAATTAAAATCATAATACAACCAACTAACACAACAATTCCACCGACTAAAAACGGGCTTTGCGGCGAAACGGTATGACCGATAACTCCTGATAAAATTGGAGCAATCGCGCCCCCTAACCAACGAACAAAGTTATAAACACCTGATGTAACAGATCTTTCATAAGGTGAAATATCCATTACATAACTTGTAAATAATGCGTTATTTAATCCTGATGCTAATCCAGATAGAACGATTAACACGATTTGTAACCACATAATTTTCACGAAGAATAGTGCAATTAAGAACATCGCAAATGCGAGTAAACTACCTTTTAACAATGTTTTCGGTTCATATTTACCTTCTAGCTTATGTGCTAAAATTGCTGAACCGTAAGCTAACGCTAATCCCCATCCGCAAAATACAAATCCTAATTGAATAGCAGATAAATGCATAATAAGTGGTGAATACGCTAGCACGACGAAAAATCCGTAATAGTATAACATCCCTGAAATCGCACCTTGCATAAACGGTTTATACTTCACCAGGTTAAGCAATTCACCTACGCCCGCTGCTTTACGCTTCACTTTTCGCTCCGGTTCTTTTACAAAAAAGAAAACTAAAATAAATGCTAAGAAAATTAAAATACTTGTCGCGAAAAATGGGTAACGCCAAGAATGTCCACCTAATATACCGCCTAATAATGGTCCACCTGCCATCCCTAAACCAATGGCTGCTTCATATAGTCCTACTGCTTCATGAACTTCTTTACTTAATGTAATTAATAATGTCATCGCCGTTGCGAAGAACATCGCATTTCCTAATCCCCACCCCGCGCGGAAAAGAGATAATTGAGCAATCGTTTGCGATATACCACATATAAATGCAAATACAGTTACAATCGCAAGACCGATCGTCATCATTCGTTTATCACCAAATCTTGATGCAAATATTCCAGCTGGTAACATCATAATTGCCATCGTTAAAATATATGCTGTAAATAACATCTCGACTTGCCAATGCGATGCACCAATTTGTTCAGCAATACTTGGTAAAATTGGGTCGACTACCCCTATACCTGAAAAGGCAAGGAAGGTAGCCACCACTGTAATCAATCTCCCTAATTTTTGTTTGCTCTCCATTTTGATTACTCTCCTTTTGTATTCTCTAAAAATGTACCTGCCCGGCTTAAACTATCTTCTAGCTCCGCCTTCACGCGCTGCATTTGCTCCATTTTCTCGTCTAACGTTTGCACTTGTTTTTCAAGCATCTCTTTAATTTCTTGAATCACTTCACGGTCACGAGGATTCTCACTATTTCTTCTTTGTTCCATTCTTTCTTTTAACGATAAGAAATGTTGCATCTCTTGAAGTGTAATTCCTAGAACTTCTTTCGCTTCCACAATCCTTTTAATTCTTGCAATATCCTCGTCTGTATACAGGCGAATATTCCCCTCACTGCGTTCTGGAGGATGAATCAAACCAATTTCCTCATAATAACGAAGTGTACGCTTTGTTAAACCAACTTGCTTTGTTACTTCATCAATTTTATACATGTGTATTCCTCCCTTCACCGGATTATTACATTTTACGTTAACGTTAACTTTTGTGCAACTGTTAGACTTTTGTAAATATTTTTCATATGAATTGTATTTTTCTCAAAGCAGTTTCATAATGAAGAAAAAGAGATGATAAGGAGATTTCCACATGAATAAACCACTTATTTTCGCTCATCGCGGGGTAAAAGGAACACACCCAGAAAATACGATGATTGCCTTCCAAGAGGCTGAACGCATTGGTGCTCACGGAATTGAACTCGATGTTCATCTATCAAAAGATGGTGAACTAGTTGTTATTCATGATGAAACAGTGGACCGTACAACAAATGGCGTGGGACTTGTTTCTGAGAAAACTGTAGAAGAATTACAAGCTTTAGATGCCGGTAGCCATAAAGACCCTTCTTTCCATGAAGCGAAAATCCCAACATTACGAGAAGTATTTATTTGGCTCTCCACAACAAATTTACAGCTCAATATTGAGTTGAAAACAGATGTAATTCACTATCTAAATATTGAAGAAAAAGTTGTTGCTCTTGTTCGAGAATACCATCTAGCTAATCAAATTGTATTCTCATCATTTAACCATGACTCTGTTTCATTATTAGCAGAAATCGCTCCTGAAATCCCAAGAGCGATTTTATATGATACACCACTTGCAGATCCTATTGCTGAAGCAAAAAAACGTGGGGCAACGGGATTACATCCAAACTTTCAATTATTAACGAAAGAGTTTATCCAATTAGCACAAGGGCAAGGATACGCTTTTCGTCCTTACACCATTAATGAATATAAAGATTTACAAACTATGATTGATTATGGTGTAGATGTTATTATTACCGATTGGCCAGCGCGTGCTTTTGAGCTCCTTTCTTAAATGAAGGGGCTCTTTTTATTTTGGAAATTTCATTGTTTAAAATAAACGAAAATCCTCAATACTAATACAATAATGCTTGTATTAATGAGGGGCTGAAAAAGATGGATCAAACTATGAATCCAAAACTTAAAAAATATAAACGTCTTTTCTTCACCGTAATGTTTTCTTGTGTTCTTTTTTTCGTTTTTTCCTTTTTCATTATCATTATAGCTGCAAAAATTATGGGACCTCCCCCTGTTGCAGTGCCGCAAACGAGTGTCTTTTACGCTAATGATGACACTGTTATGGGACAAAGTAATGAAATACAAAAGCGCTATAATGTATCTCTCGATGAAATTTCTCCTTATGTAAAAGAGGCGACACTATCTATTGAAGATCAACGATTCTACAAACATCATGGATTTGATATAAAGCGCATTGTTGGTGCCATTGTTGCCGATTTAAAAGCAATGGCAAAAGTACAAGGTGCTAGTACTATTACACAACAGTATGCTCGTAACCTATACTTAGATCATGATAAAACGTGGAAGCGTAAACTATTAGAAGCAATGTATACCGTTCGCCTTGAAGTGAACTATAATAAAAATCATATTTTAGAAGGATATTTAAATACAATTTATTACGGGCATGGTGCTTACGGAATCGAAGCTGCTTCTCGCCTGTATTTCGATAAAACTGCAAAAGAATTAACATTAGCAGAAGCTAGTATGCTCGCAGGCATTCCGAAAGGACCTAGCTTCTACTCTCCCTTTTTAAAAGAAGAGCGTGCTAAAGGGCGTCAATCTCTCATACTAGATGAAATGGTAGAACAGGGTTATATTACAAAACAGCAAGCTGCCTCGGCAAAAAAGGAAACACTTACTTTCGCCTCATTGGATACGAAAAAAGTTGCAGAAATTGCACCTTATTTCCAAGATGCTGTACAAGCCTCTCTTCTTCGCGATATCGGATTAGATGAGCAAGCCTTACAGCGAGGTGGCTTACGTATTTATACAACGCTAGACCCTAAATTACAATCTGTAGCAGAGCAAGCTGTAAAAAATCATATACCTGAAACAACAAACATCCAAACTGCCCTCGTCTCTATGAATCCAAAAACGGGTGAAGTGGCTGCCCTTGTTGGTGGAACTGATTATAATAAGAGTCAATTTAACAGAGCTACACAAGCTGCTCGCCAGCCCGGCTCTACATTTAAGCCATTCCTATATTATGCAGCCTTAGAACGAGGATTTACCCCTGCTACGCGCTTAAAAAGCGAATACACTGTATTCACTTTAGGTGACGGTGTTTCCAAATATAAACCGAAAAATTATAAAAACTATTATGCAGACGATTTTGTGACAATGGCACAAGCACTCGCCGTTTCTGATAACGTATATGCTGTGAAGACGAATTTATTTTTAGGCGAAGACATTCTTACAAAAACAGCAAAGCAATTCGGTATTACTAGCGCATTAAAAGATGTTCCGTCTCTTGCTCTCGGCACATCCCCTGTAAAACCAATTGAAATGGTCAATGCTTATAGCATGTTTGCAAACGGCGGAAAAGAAGTAAAACCAATCTTTATAAGGCGCATCGTTGATCATGAAGGAAATATGCTATACGACGCTCATTTAGAAAGTAAACAAGTTCTAGATAAAAGCAAAGCCTTTGTGATGGAAGAAATGATGGCAGGTATGTTTAATAAAAAACTAAGCAGTTATGCCGCTGTGACCGGTCAATCGATGTTATCAAAACTATCAAGAACATATGCTGGAAAGTCTGGTTCTACAGAAACTGATAGTTGGATGATTGGATTTACCCCACAACTTGTAACAGGGGTTTGGATTGGATACGATCAACCTAAATCCATTTCAAACGTAGCAGAACAAGGATACGCAAAAAAAATATGGACCGATACAATGGAAAAAGGATTAGATGGACAGCCTAAACAAGAGTTCAAACAACCAGCAGATGTTGTTGCAGTCGATGTTAATCCTGAAAACGGTAAGATTGCTACAAAAAATTGTCCCATTTCTGTGAAAATGTATTTCGCAAAAGGTACAGAGCCAACAGAGTATTGTATGGATCACGTTGATGATAAGGAAGAGTTCGAAAAGGTTAGTGAAGAGAAGAAAAAGACGGGTTGGTGGAAAAAATATCTCCCGTGGTAAAAAAATAGCTGACGGAAATCCGTCAGCTATTTTTATTCGCCTAATAATGCGTGGCGCAATTCTTCACTAGATTCGTTCCAAATTGCTTCATTATGCTCTTTTAAGAATGTACCAAGTACTTTTTTAGATGATTCATCCATATGATCAATCATGATGTGACGCTTTAGTGATTTATCCATTTTATTTACATGCTCTGGAAGTGATTTATATCCGCGGCGAATTTCACGATCAACTGTCATTTCACAGGCTGTTGCACCTGCGTAATAAGCACCGTTTGGTGTTCTTTCAATTGTTACCCAAACGAGCCAAAACGGTTTTCCGTTTGGAACTTCATCTTTATTTGTTAAAAACTTAATTCCTTTTTCTACTGTACTACGCGCATGCATCGCACCGATATCAACGAACGCAGTTTTCTCTAATACATCAACAAATACAGGAGAAATATTTTCTAAACTTAATGCCCCAACGCCAAAACCACCATGTCCATCTGTTGAATCATTTTTCACGATATTAAAACCGATTTTTTTCTTTTTCTCTGTCATATGTAAACTCCTCCTCGCTTAATGATTAAAAAAGCCTGAAAATAGGCGCAATGATATTTTGTAAAAATACTAATACATATGGAATAACAACATTGAAAATAGGTTGAATTGTGTAATTGCTAAGCGGTGTAATAACAAGAATTAATAACGCAATTGATCCATACTTTTCATACTGTGTCATTTTCGCACGAATATTTGCTGGTGCTAAATCTTCCACAACGCGATACCCATCAAGTGGCGGGATTGGTAATAAATTAAATACAAGTAAAACAATATTAAGCATAATAAAAATCTGGAAAAATTGATCCAGCGTATCTGCTACTGCAAGTGGCATCGCATCTAACACACCAAATGTTATTAAGCTATACCAAATAATTAAACCGATTGCACTTAAGATAAGATTACTTATCGGTCCCGCAATAGAAACTAATATTCCTGCAAGACGCGGTCTTTTAAAGTTATATGGGTTAACAGGCACGGGTCTTGCCCAACCGAATCCAAGAATTAATACAGCAATCATCCCAATAGGATCTAAATGAGCCATCGGTGATAACGTTAACCGTCCTTGTTTTTTCGCTGTATCGTCTCCAAATTTATATGCAACATACGCATGTGCAAATTCATGCACAGATAGCGCAATAATAATCGCCATTGCTACCAATGGAATTTGTTGCAATGGGTATCTAAATAACTGATCCATAACTCATCTCCTCTTCAATATGTCAAAAAAAGAAATTATTTGTTTTTCCGATTGTTCTTCCTCATAATCCGCTATAATAAGAGTGTAACTTACATAAAAGGAGCGATTGTACATGCCATACGTAACAGTGAAAATGTTAGAAGGACGCACAGAAGAACAAAAGAAAGCTCTTGCTGAGAAAGTAACCGCAGCAGTAAGCGAAACAACTGGTGCTCCTGAAGAAAACATCGTTGTTTTCATCGAAGAAATGTCTAAAAACCATTATGCAGTTGGCGGAAAACGCTTAAGCGACAAATAATTTCAAGTTTTTTCATAAGAAGCAGCTCTTAGCTGCTTCTTATTTCTTTCCTTCTAACAACTCGATAATTCTCTCTTTATATTTTCCTTTTCTTCCATCTTCATAGATTAAATCATGCGGATAGAATAGCTTTTGATCCGTTCGCTTCTTACCTGTAATCGCCTCAACAATATCCGATTCACGCGAAAGCTCTCTAAGTTCCCCGTTCGGCATAAGAAGTAAGATTGGCAGGCGCTCTTCTTCTTCTCCTGCGCGGTAAAAGTCATACGGTAAATCCGATGTTGAATCCACAACTAAATAATACTCTGGATCTAGTCCAATCTTCTTAAATAAGCTACTTAGCTCCATCCAATTATCTAAACCGTGCTTATCTGTAAACTCTACATATTTAAATAGATTTCGATTCATAAAACGGCGACATAAATCACTTAAAATCGGATCTTCTTCGTCTTGCCATACTTGGAAGTAATAATACATTACGTTCTCGTCTAACTTTAAATAATCCTCTACTGTCACTTCTTCTTCAAATAAAGAATAGAAATGAACAGGATGATTTTTAAACGCATAATACTTCTCATGCAACGATTTAGCTCGGTGTAAAATCTTCGTTAAAATAACTTCTGCGCTACGTGTTACCGGATGGAAATATACTTGCCAATACATTTGATAACGACTCATAATATAATGCTCTACAGCATGCATACCACTATTTTTAATGACAACTTGATTACCGTAAGGGCGCATGACACGCAGTATACGTTCCATATCAAAGTTCCCATACTTTACACCAGTAAAATATGCATCTCTTAATAAATAATCCATACGATCAGCATCAATTTGGCTTGAAATCATACTAATCGCTAATTTATTAGTAGATGTTTTCGCAATTACATCTGCTACCTTTTGCGGGAAATCCTTATCAACACGGCTTAACACACGATTAATTTCCGTATCACCAACGATAATCTTTTGCGTAAATTTCTCATGATCTAATGAAAATACTTTTTCAAACGAGTGAGAAAATGGGCCGTGACCGACATCATGAAGTAATGCCGCACATAAACATAATAATCTATCTTCAGCATTCCAATTTGGTCTGCCGTCAAACACATCATCAATCATACGACGAATAATTTCATATACACCTAACGAATGAGTAAAGCGACTATGCTCTGCACCGTGAAATGTAAAAAATGTCGTTCCAAGCTGCTTAATACGGCGCAAACGTTGAAATTCTTTCGTTCCGATTAAATCCCAAATAACGCGATCACGCACGTGTACATATTTATGTACTGGGTCTTTAAACACTTTTGTTTCGCTGAGTTTGTCGTTTAAATATACCACTTTCCGACATCCCCCTTTCTTTACTGCATTCTTACTATATATTATAAACGATATAGGAAACAGAAAGAAATGAAAGACTATATTAATTCCTGTTATATAAAGAAAAATCACTTTTACCGACGTAAAAGTGATTTTTCCTTATATATTATTTTCCTAAAACAAACTCAGCAACTTCGTCTAAGATCATTTCTTTACCTAGCGGGAAGTATCCTTTGTTTAGGTCTTCATTGCTAATTGTGAATACGTGATTGTTTTTAACAGCGTTCATATTTTTCCAAATTGATTCTTCTTGGAATTCTTTTAGACGCTGAGAACCGTCACCAGTTGTAAATACGAATAGGTAATCTGGGTTGTAATCGATTAAAGCTTCTTTTTGTACTTGCACTAGCGGCTTATCCGTTGGTGTACCTTTAACTGCTGGTAATTTTAAGTCATTAAAGATTACGCTACCGTAACCGTAGTCACCGTATACACGGAAAGCATTTGGATATGCAGCCATTTTCATGAATGTTGCATCACCAGTTTTAGCGATGATTTTGTCATGTAATTTGCTTGCTTTTTCATCATACTGTTTGAACCATTCTTTCGTTTCTTTCTCTTTACCGAAGATTTGACCTACTTCTTCGAATTTTGGACGCCATTGGTCTAATGGAGTTTTCAACATAACTGTTGGTGCAATTTTAGATAATTGATCATAAATCTTTTCTTGACGATTGTTTACAAGAATTAAGTCTGGTTTTGCGGCAGCTACTGCTTCGATGTTAATTTTATCGCCCCAAGCAGAACCTACTGGCTTCACACCTTCTAATTTCTTTGCAATATGTCCATCAATTTTTTCTTGTGTTGTATTTGCAGTAATAATCGGTTTCATACCGAAAATTAATAATTCTTCTGTTGAACCACTAAGGTCAGCAATTTTCTTTGGATTTGCAGGGATTTTAATTTCCCCTTTTGCATGTTGTACAGTGCGCTCTTCAGTCTTCGCATCCTTCGCATCTGCTTTCTTTTCTTCTTCTTTGTTAGAACAAGCTGCAAATAGTACAGAAGTAACAACTAGTACCATTGCTAATAGTGCCATTTTAAAATTCTTCATATTCCCACTCCTTCTAGCTGTATTTCTCTTATAATTTGCATGTAACTATAAGAAACATGAAAACAACATTTAATTAATATATTTTTATTAATCGTTGTTTATAACCCGTTCTAACGGGCGTTCAACTTCCCATCCATGGGTAAGAAGCTCAACGTCCATTAGAACTCCCCCCTCTCACCTCTTTAAGAGGGGGAAATTCTATTAATTATGCTTTTTTACGCAATTGATTATTAATCATCGCTAAATCGTATGTTAAACAAATTGGTTTACAGTTTACTGGACATGGAACGATTTGAGCTTCAATCTCAAATACGTTACGAAGCGTTTCACTTGTCATAACTTCATCTGGCGTTCCTTGTTTCATTAACTTCCCAGCTTTTAATGCAATCATATGATCAGAGAAACGAGAAGCATGATTTAAATCGTGAATAACCATAACAATCGTTCTGCCTTCTTCTTGATTTAACTTCTTCAGTAAGTTTAATACTTCAAGTTGATGAGCCATATCTAAGTATGTTGTTGGTTCATCTAACACGAGTAAATCTGTTCCTTGTGCAAGAGCCATCGCAATCCATACACGTTGACGCTGACCACCTGATAAAGCTTCTGCTGGACGATTTGCGAATTCTGTCATCCCCGTCACTTCAAGTGCCCAGTGAATGTAGCGATAATCCTCTTCTTTCAATGTTCCAAATCCTTTTTGATGAGGAAAACGTCCATATGAAACAAGTTCAAACACAGTAAGACCTGTTGGCACTTCTGCAGTTTGTGGTAAAATCGCCATTTTCTTTGCGATTTCTTTCGTTGGTTGTTTCTCAATTGCTTTTCCATCAAGATAAACAGTACCTCGTTTTGCTTTCAAAATACGAGAAGCAGTTTTTAATAATGTGGATTTCCCACAACCATTTGGTCCAATAATCGTCGTAATTTGTCCTTCCGGAATTTCAACTGTTAATCCATCTATAATTAACCCTTCATTATAGCCAACAGATACCGCATCAACTGCTAAAGTTGCCATACAAAAAGCCTCCCTTTATTTTGTCCTCATAAGTAAATATATGAAATATGGTGCGCCAATTACAGAAATAACAAGACCGACCGGTATTTCTGAAGTTGGTAACACGCTTCTTGAAATTACATCTGCAAATAAAAGCAAGAACGTTCCTATTAATGCAGCTGTTGGTAACATAATTTGATGTTTACCACCAACGAGGCGTCTCGCTAAATGCGGAGCCATTAAACCGATAAAACCAATGCCGCCCGCAACAGCAACAGATGCACCAGCTAAACAAACCGCAATAAATAATAATTTACGTCTTTCCTTTTCTACGTTTACACCAAGGCCAACTGCTGTAGAGTCGCCTAAATTCATTACATTTAATATGTGCGCTTTACTAATGGCAAGTGGTAAGAAAATAACCATCCATGGGAGTACACTTAGTACGAATTTCCAATCTGTTCCCCATAAACTTCCTGCCAACCAAATTGTTGCAAAACGGAAGTCGTTCGATGTCATCTTCATAGAAAAAATTAAACTAACAGCACCAAATCCGGCTGCAACAGCGATACCAACAAGAATTAATCGAGTAGATGAAACGCCGTCTTTCCATGCTAGTAAATAAATAATAATCGCTGCTAATATCGCACCAACTAGCGCAAAGAATGGAAGGATAAATACAGATAAAAATGTACCAGTTCCAACTTTTCCAAAGAAAAAGTAGACGAATACAACAACTGTTAATCCCGCTCCGGCGTTAATACCTATAATACCTGGATCAGCAAGTGGATTTCGTGATACCCCTTGCAAAATTGCACCTGACATAGCTAATGCAGAACCAACTAATATAGCAATAACCATACGTGGCATACGAAATTCAAATAAAATAACAGATTGGTCTTCTGCACCTAGTCCAACCAATGACTTTAATACATCTATTGGAGGTATTTTAAATGTCCCTGTATTTAAGCTTACTAAAAATACAGCGACAATTAATCCTACTAAAATCGTTAAAATAGAAACGTTCTTTTTTGTTAAGACGCTCGTCCTCACATCTTTCCTCTCCCTTCATTACGTGCTAAGTAGAGGAAGAATGGAACTCCAATTAGCGCTGTAATTGCTCCAATTGGCGTTTCAAATGGTGGATTAATAACGCGAGATAACATATCTGCACATTCAATTAACAATCCACCTAAGACCGCAGAACATGGAATAACCCATCTATAATCTGAGCCTACAAGGAAACGAGTCATATGCGGAATTACAAGTCCAACAAATCCAACTGACCCTGCCATAGAAACCGCAGAACCTGTTAATACAAGAACAAGTACTGTTCCGATAAATTTAATTAATGTCGTATTTTGACCAAGTCCAATCGCAATCTCTTCACCAAAGCTTAAAATTGTAATATATCTCGACATCATAATTGCTATAACGAGACAAACAAGACCAATCGGTACTAACATATTAATACTTTGCCATTTCACCCCAGCAACACCGCCTGCATTCCACATACTCACCTCTTGGGCAAGGTTGAAATACAGTGCAATTCCAGATGAAATTGCCCCTAATAAAGCACTAATTGCTGCACCGGCTAAAGCTAATTTCACAGGCGTTAATCCACCTGGTGAAGAAGATCCAATACCATATACAATGCTCGCTCCAAACGCAGCTCCAATAAAAGATGCGATAACAAACATTAAATAAGGTGAATTAGGGAAGAATGCATACATAATTGCAATCCCGAATACAGCACCATCTGTAATCCCCATTAACGATGGTGATGCAAGTGGGTTTCTTGTCATGCCTTGCATAATTGCTCCTGATACCGCTAAAAAGGCACCTGCAACTACGCCCCCTATTGCTCTAGGCATGCGAAGTTCTTGAATTACGTTATGATGCGTTATAGACCCATCAAACTGAAATACAGCTTGCCAAACGGTCTTTAAACTAATATCTGCAGCACCAAACGAAATAGAAACTGCCATGCTTAAAGCTAACAAAATTGTGCCCGCTATTAAAATAATAGAAGCAACGAGCGGTCTGCTCTTAATCTCTTTAACATTCACATCTTGCTGTTCTATACTCCTTGCGCTCGCTTCCATCCCTCAACCATCCTAACCAACAACATATATTTAATAAAATGAAATTTATTCTCAAATAATAATAAAAAAATTAGATGAATTGATTTTTCCTGATAATGATTCTCAGAATCAGACACTTTCTATTCTACCTACCACGTCAAAAGACTGTCAACCATTATTTTGAAATACGAATTCATACAAAACGCTATCTTATGGACATAAAAAAAGAAGAGTAATCTGTTCACTCTTCTTTTTCTTACTTATTTAATTTCATTTCGATTTTTGTAATTAATTCA
Encoded here:
- a CDS encoding HD domain-containing protein; the encoded protein is MVYLNDKLSETKVFKDPVHKYVHVRDRVIWDLIGTKEFQRLRRIKQLGTTFFTFHGAEHSRFTHSLGVYEIIRRMIDDVFDGRPNWNAEDRLLCLCAALLHDVGHGPFSHSFEKVFSLDHEKFTQKIIVGDTEINRVLSRVDKDFPQKVADVIAKTSTNKLAISMISSQIDADRMDYLLRDAYFTGVKYGNFDMERILRVMRPYGNQVVIKNSGMHAVEHYIMSRYQMYWQVYFHPVTRSAEVILTKILHRAKSLHEKYYAFKNHPVHFYSLFEEEVTVEDYLKLDENVMYYYFQVWQDEEDPILSDLCRRFMNRNLFKYVEFTDKHGLDNWMELSSLFKKIGLDPEYYLVVDSTSDLPYDFYRAGEEEERLPILLLMPNGELRELSRESDIVEAITGKKRTDQKLFYPHDLIYEDGRKGKYKERIIELLEGKK
- a CDS encoding ABC transporter substrate-binding protein → MKNFKMALLAMVLVVTSVLFAACSNKEEEKKADAKDAKTEERTVQHAKGEIKIPANPKKIADLSGSTEELLIFGMKPIITANTTQEKIDGHIAKKLEGVKPVGSAWGDKINIEAVAAAKPDLILVNNRQEKIYDQLSKIAPTVMLKTPLDQWRPKFEEVGQIFGKEKETKEWFKQYDEKASKLHDKIIAKTGDATFMKMAAYPNAFRVYGDYGYGSVIFNDLKLPAVKGTPTDKPLVQVQKEALIDYNPDYLFVFTTGDGSQRLKEFQEESIWKNMNAVKNNHVFTISNEDLNKGYFPLGKEMILDEVAEFVLGK
- a CDS encoding ABC transporter ATP-binding protein, with the translated sequence MATLAVDAVSVGYNEGLIIDGLTVEIPEGQITTIIGPNGCGKSTLLKTASRILKAKRGTVYLDGKAIEKQPTKEIAKKMAILPQTAEVPTGLTVFELVSYGRFPHQKGFGTLKEEDYRYIHWALEVTGMTEFANRPAEALSGGQRQRVWIAMALAQGTDLLVLDEPTTYLDMAHQLEVLNLLKKLNQEEGRTIVMVIHDLNHASRFSDHMIALKAGKLMKQGTPDEVMTSETLRNVFEIEAQIVPCPVNCKPICLTYDLAMINNQLRKKA
- a CDS encoding iron ABC transporter permease, with the translated sequence MRTSVLTKKNVSILTILVGLIVAVFLVSLNTGTFKIPPIDVLKSLVGLGAEDQSVILFEFRMPRMVIAILVGSALAMSGAILQGVSRNPLADPGIIGINAGAGLTVVVFVYFFFGKVGTGTFLSVFILPFFALVGAILAAIIIYLLAWKDGVSSTRLILVGIAVAAGFGAVSLIFSMKMTSNDFRFATIWLAGSLWGTDWKFVLSVLPWMVIFLPLAISKAHILNVMNLGDSTAVGLGVNVEKERRKLLFIAVCLAGASVAVAGGIGFIGLMAPHLARRLVGGKHQIMLPTAALIGTFLLLFADVISRSVLPTSEIPVGLVISVIGAPYFIYLLMRTK
- a CDS encoding iron ABC transporter permease, with protein sequence MEASARSIEQQDVNVKEIKSRPLVASIILIAGTILLALSMAVSISFGAADISLKTVWQAVFQFDGSITHHNVIQELRMPRAIGGVVAGAFLAVSGAIMQGMTRNPLASPSLMGITDGAVFGIAIMYAFFPNSPYLMFVIASFIGAAFGASIVYGIGSSSPGGLTPVKLALAGAAISALLGAISSGIALYFNLAQEVSMWNAGGVAGVKWQSINMLVPIGLVCLVIAIMMSRYITILSFGEEIAIGLGQNTTLIKFIGTVLVLVLTGSAVSMAGSVGFVGLVIPHMTRFLVGSDYRWVIPCSAVLGGLLIECADMLSRVINPPFETPIGAITALIGVPFFLYLARNEGRGKM